The Vigna radiata var. radiata cultivar VC1973A unplaced genomic scaffold, Vradiata_ver6 scaffold_309, whole genome shotgun sequence genome has a segment encoding these proteins:
- the LOC106755028 gene encoding putative lipid-transfer protein DIR1, translating to MEGVVKFACLVGFVVLVSVAKVDSAGECGKSTTPDNEAIKLAPCASAAQDENASVSQSCCAQVKKIGQNPSCLCAVLLSNTAKMAGVNPQIAVTIPKRCNLANRPVGYKCGPYTLP from the exons ATGGAGGGTGTTGTGAAGTTTGCATGCCTTGTTGGGTTTGTGGTGCTTGTGAGTGTTGCAAAGGTGGATAGTGCTGGGGAATGTGGAAAATCTACTACCCCAGATAATGAGGCTATTAAGCTTGCTCCATGTGCTTCAGCAGCACAAGATGAGAATGCTAGTGTTTCTCAGAGTTGCTGTGCACAGGTGAAGAAAATAGGGCAGAATCCTAGCTGCCTCTGCGCAGTTCTGCTATCAAACACAGCTAAAATGGCTGGAGTCAACCCTCAGATTGCTGTCACCATCCCAAAGCGTTGCAACCTCGCTAATCGCCCTGTTGGTTATAAGTGCGGAC CTTACACACTGCCTTGA